GTTCGTCAACGTCAACCCGCAGTCGACGCTGCTGCTCGGTCAGGCGCGTGGCGCAGCGATTTGCGGGATGGTGGCGGGCGGCGTGCCCGTTGCCGAATACACCGCGCTTCAACTGAAGCAGGCCGTGGTCGGCTACGGACGCGCGACCAAGGAACAGATGCAGCAGATGGTCGTGCGGCTCTTGTGCCTGTCGGGCATTCCGTCGACGGACGCCGCCGACGCGCTCGGCATGGCGATCTGCCACGCGCATGGCGGCGGCACGTTGAGCACGCTGGGCGGCATTGCGCCGGCGCTCGCGAAGAAGGGCTTGCGGGTACGGCGCGGGCGGTTGGTGGGCTAAACGCCCCCGGCGTCAGCGTTGTCCTGCCAGTGCGAGTCGGCACGCCAGGCCGGCGAACACCGAACTGAGCAGATACTGCGGCCAACGCGAAGGACGCTTGCCGCCAGTCAGTTTTCGGTTCAGCTTGCTGGCCAGCAGAATCACGCTGCCATTCACAAAGAAGCCGATCACATTGAGCACGGTCGCAAGCAACATGATCTGCACAGCGACCGATCCTGCCTCCGGCTTCACGAACTGTGGAAACAGCGCGAGCACGAACAGCGCAACCTTTGGATTGAGCAGGTTCGTGAACAGCCCTTGACTGAAAATTCGACCAACGGGATAGCGTCGCATCGACGCGTCGGGTGCGAGCATCGTGCCCTCCGAGCGGAGCGTCTTCCACGCGAGATAGAGCAGGTAGGCCGCGCCCGCGAAGCGCACGATGTCGTAGGCCATCGGCGCGGCAAGAAAGAGCTGTGACAGACCGAACGCCGCGGCAAGCGCGTGGCAGTATGTGCCGACCATAATCCCGGCGAACGACGCAAAGCCCGCCGCCCTTCCCTGACTCACGCTGCGGGACGCAATCAGCAACATATCAGGACCGGGTGTGGCAGTAAGCGCGAGACACGCGCCTGAAAACAGCGCGAGCGTGGTAAGACTGAGCATCGAAGACCCCTTTTGGCCAGTGGTGGAACGTCCAAAAGGGATCTCAGTTTAAGGAGCGCGTACCGCGAGGTCAATCGGCCGCCGCTTCCGACTTCGTCAGACGCAGCGTACGAAAGCCGATCGTGCTGCGCTACACTCGCGCTTTCCCTCTCGATTGAACCCGCCATGATCGGTCGCATCGCCGGCGTCCTGCTGGAAAAGAATCCGCCTCACCTTCTGATCGACTGCAACGGTGTCGGCTACGAAGTCGATGTACCGATGAGCACGTTCTACAACCTTCCGGGAACGGGCGAAAAGGTCGTGCTGCTCACGCAGATGATCGTGCGCGAAGACGCGCATCTGCTGTATGGCTTTCTCACGCCGCAAGAGCGTTCGACGTTTCGCGAATTGTTAAAGATCACGGGTATCGGCGCGCGCATGGCGCTGGCCGTCCTGTCGGGCATGAGCGTGCAGGAACTGTCGCAGACTGTGACGATGCAGGACGCCGCGCGTCTCACGCGGGTGCCGGGCATCGGCAAGAAGACGGCGGAGCGGCTCCTGCTCGAACTGAAGGGCAAGCTCGGCGCCGACCTCGGCGCGATGGCGGGCGCCGCGTCGCAGTCCGATCATGCGTCCGACATCCTGAATGCATTGCTGGCATTGGGTTACTCCGAAAAAGAAGCGCTGGCTGCCATCAAGAACGTGCCCGCCGGCACGGGTGTTTCCGAAGGCATCAAGCTCGCTTTGAAGGCGCTGTC
This genomic interval from Paraburkholderia sabiae contains the following:
- the ruvA gene encoding Holliday junction branch migration protein RuvA, which gives rise to MIGRIAGVLLEKNPPHLLIDCNGVGYEVDVPMSTFYNLPGTGEKVVLLTQMIVREDAHLLYGFLTPQERSTFRELLKITGIGARMALAVLSGMSVQELSQTVTMQDAARLTRVPGIGKKTAERLLLELKGKLGADLGAMAGAASQSDHASDILNALLALGYSEKEALAAIKNVPAGTGVSEGIKLALKALSKA
- the ruvC gene encoding crossover junction endodeoxyribonuclease RuvC; this encodes MRILGIDPGLRVTGFGVIDQSGHQLTYVTSGVIKTADADLPTRLGTIFEGISTLIRQHAPDQAAIEKVFVNVNPQSTLLLGQARGAAICGMVAGGVPVAEYTALQLKQAVVGYGRATKEQMQQMVVRLLCLSGIPSTDAADALGMAICHAHGGGTLSTLGGIAPALAKKGLRVRRGRLVG
- a CDS encoding LysE family translocator; the encoded protein is MLSLTTLALFSGACLALTATPGPDMLLIASRSVSQGRAAGFASFAGIMVGTYCHALAAAFGLSQLFLAAPMAYDIVRFAGAAYLLYLAWKTLRSEGTMLAPDASMRRYPVGRIFSQGLFTNLLNPKVALFVLALFPQFVKPEAGSVAVQIMLLATVLNVIGFFVNGSVILLASKLNRKLTGGKRPSRWPQYLLSSVFAGLACRLALAGQR